CGGCAGCTTTCGGTGTACAGGATGCTGACAAGCAAGATTTATTGTTCTCATAACAGGGACTACCTATCCTTGCTGTATCAACTATAGATTAAGCAAGGTTCCTCCCGTGATACTGCAGTAAATGCGGGATAATAGCGCTCTAAAGCTTAGCTAAGCATTACCGGAAACTATGGTCTATCGAAGAAGTGCATCTCCAAATGAAGCAGAGCATGAAATGGGAAAGCATGCGGCTGGCCAGCTATCGGGAAATATAAAACCTCAATGCTTTCATGGCTCAGGCACTGTAGTTCACATACAATTGCAAAGACTGCACCCACATCCTGGTGCTTGGGTTCCCTAAACTGCTGCAGTACGTCAAAAAGGACTGGACTAAGCCCAAAGACTTTATCTATTATAGGATCAGCGATGTTTTGAACATCTGTATAAGTATGATCGTTCAGTATAAACGAAGGCATAGCCCCGAAGGAAGACGATATCTTTGGCAATTAAAAATAAGGCTGGATAAAAAGAATGGGGGAATGCCAGTGTAAAATTAGTTGACAAAATAGGCTTACTAAAGAACTTGGAAAAATAATAACAAAATCAATATTCATTGCTTTCATGGAGGATAAATGACTGCAACTAAACGCGTTTACCTTTTTGGTAACGGACATGCTGAAGGGAAAGCCGATATGAAGAATCTGTTGGGCGGAAAGGGTGCAAACCTTGCTGAAATGAATCTCATCGGTGTTCCCGTACCCCCCGGATTTACAATTACTACAGACGCCTGTACCGAATACAATCAGGCGGGACCCCACAAACTGCGTGAACTGCTCACCGACGAAGTAAAAGCCGCGGTTAAACACGTAGAGCAGATCATGAACATGCAATTTGGCTCAAATGAAAACCCGCTTCTTGTTTCGGTAAGATCTGGCGCCAGAGCCTCTATGCCGGGTATGATGGATACCATATTGAACCTTGGTATGAACGACAACGCCGTGCAAGGCATCATCAAGAAGACCAATAATGAACGCTTTGCGTGGGATAGCTACCGCCGCTTCGTACAGATGTATGGCGACGTGGTTTTGGGTCTGAAACCCCAAAGCAAAGAAGAGGAAGATCCTTTTGAAGTTATTATCCACCACATGAAAGAAGAGAAGGGCGTGAAAAACGACCTTGAGCTTACCAGTGAGGATCTAAAACAGCTTGTAGCACTTTTCAAAAAAGCCGTGAAAGACAATACAGGTCACGACTTCCCAGATGACCCATGGGAGCAGCTCTGGGGTGCCATCTTTGCCGTTTTTGATAGTTGGAACAATGACCGTGCCATGTATTATCGCCAGCTCAATAGTATTCCTCACGAGTGGGGAACAGCAGTGAATGTGCAGGCGATGGTCTTTGGGAATATGGGCAATTCCAGCGCTACGGGTGTCGCTTTTACTCGTGATGCCGCTACCGGAGAGAATATATTCAATGGTGAATACCTCATCAATGCGCAGGGCGAAGACGTAGTGGCGGGTATTCGCACTCCGCAACAAATAACCAAAGAAGGCTCTATGAGATGGGCAAAACTTGCTGGTATTAGCGAAGAAGAACGCGCTGCCAATTATCCATCTCTTGAGGAAGTAATGCCACAAACATATCAAGAACTCTTTGATATCCAGCATAAACTGGAACACCACGCCCACGATATGCAGGACCTGGAATTCACCATTCAAGATGGTAAATTATGGATGCTACAGACTCGTAATGGCAAGCGTACTGGTTTTGCAATGGTCAAGATCGCGGTAGATATGCTTAACGAAGGTATGATTGATGAAAAGACCGCACTTTTACGCATGGAACCCGAAAAACTGGATGAGCTACTGCATCCCGTGTTCAATAAAGACGCTCTTACCAAAGCCCATGTTATCGCTAAGGGGCTACCTGCCTCTCCCGGCGCTGCCACTGGCCAGATTGTCTTCTTTGCCGATGACGCCGAAGCTTGGGCAAAAGACGGCAAAAAAGTGATCCTCGTTCGCACCGAAACATCTCCTGAAGATCTACGTGGCATGAACGTTGCCAAGGGCATTCTTACTGCTCGCGGCGGCATGACATCCCATGCTGCAGTAGTTGCTCGTGGAATGGGTAAATGCTGCGTTTCCGGTGCCGGAACTCTGATGATTAATTACAAAACTCGTATTATGACAGTAGACGGTAAAAGCTACAAGGAAGGCGAGTGGATTTCTCTGAATGGCTCTACCGGTCAAGTTCTAGAAGGTAAAGTTGATACCCAAGATCCAGAACTTAGCGGAGATTTTGCCAAGATCATGGAGCTTGCCGATAAATACACAAAAATGAAAGTGCGCACCAATGCCGACACTCCCAAAGACGCCACAGTTGCCCGCAATTTTGGCGCTGAAGGCATTGGATTGTGTAGAACCGAACATATGTTCTTTGAAGGTGACCGCATCAAAGCCATGCGTGAAATGATTTTAGCAGATGACGAAGCGGGACGCATAAAGGCTTTGGATAAGCTTCTGCCGATGCAGAGGAGTGATTTTGAAGGAATCTTCTCTGCCATGGACGGTTTTCCAGTAACTGTACGCCTTTTAGACCCACCCCTGCACGAGTTCGTGCCACATGAGGAAAAGGACCAAATTGAGATTGCCAAAGATCTGGGCATAGATCCCCAAAAGGTGAAAGATAGGGTGAACTCTCTGCATGAATTTAATCCTATGCTGGGTCACCGCGGTTGCCGTTTGGGCAATACCTATCCCGAAATTACTGAGATGCAAGCGCGAGCAATAATCGAAGCTGCTATCAACGTTCAGAAGAAGGGCGTGAAGGTGTTTCCGGAGATAATGGTACCCCTCATCGGTACTCTTGCCGAATTCAAACTACAGGAAGAGATTATCCGCTCTACAGCCGAAAAAGTGTTTCAGGAAAAAGGACAGAAGGTGGAATATATGGTGGGAACCATGATTGAGATTCCACGTGCTGCTCTTACAGCCGATAAAATTGCCGAAAGTGCTGAATTCTTTAGCTTTGGCACCAACGACCTCACGCAGATGACCTTTGGCTACAGTCGTGATGACGCTGGAGTATTTCTTCCCGTTTACCTTAGAAAGAACCTACTCAAACACGATCCCTTCCAGGTATTGGATCAGGAAGGTGTAGGTCAATTGGTAGAAATGGGAACCAAACGTGGACGCAGCACCCGCCCGAACCTAAAAGTGGGCATCTGCGGCGAACACGGTGGCGAGCCCTCAAGCGTTGAGTTTTGCCACAGTGTTGGCATGAATTACGTGAGTTGTTCACCTTACCGCGTACCTATTGCAAGATTGGCTGCGGCAATGGCGGCGATCAGATAAACAAATAAGTTAAATATTCATATACCGGGATCTGGTTTCATACTAATCCCGGTTTTTTATACCCAGAATGAGATTATCGGCAGAGAATTTCCTTGACTTTGAAACAATAGCCAA
This genomic interval from Candidatus Cloacimonadota bacterium contains the following:
- the ppdK gene encoding pyruvate, phosphate dikinase; this encodes MTATKRVYLFGNGHAEGKADMKNLLGGKGANLAEMNLIGVPVPPGFTITTDACTEYNQAGPHKLRELLTDEVKAAVKHVEQIMNMQFGSNENPLLVSVRSGARASMPGMMDTILNLGMNDNAVQGIIKKTNNERFAWDSYRRFVQMYGDVVLGLKPQSKEEEDPFEVIIHHMKEEKGVKNDLELTSEDLKQLVALFKKAVKDNTGHDFPDDPWEQLWGAIFAVFDSWNNDRAMYYRQLNSIPHEWGTAVNVQAMVFGNMGNSSATGVAFTRDAATGENIFNGEYLINAQGEDVVAGIRTPQQITKEGSMRWAKLAGISEEERAANYPSLEEVMPQTYQELFDIQHKLEHHAHDMQDLEFTIQDGKLWMLQTRNGKRTGFAMVKIAVDMLNEGMIDEKTALLRMEPEKLDELLHPVFNKDALTKAHVIAKGLPASPGAATGQIVFFADDAEAWAKDGKKVILVRTETSPEDLRGMNVAKGILTARGGMTSHAAVVARGMGKCCVSGAGTLMINYKTRIMTVDGKSYKEGEWISLNGSTGQVLEGKVDTQDPELSGDFAKIMELADKYTKMKVRTNADTPKDATVARNFGAEGIGLCRTEHMFFEGDRIKAMREMILADDEAGRIKALDKLLPMQRSDFEGIFSAMDGFPVTVRLLDPPLHEFVPHEEKDQIEIAKDLGIDPQKVKDRVNSLHEFNPMLGHRGCRLGNTYPEITEMQARAIIEAAINVQKKGVKVFPEIMVPLIGTLAEFKLQEEIIRSTAEKVFQEKGQKVEYMVGTMIEIPRAALTADKIAESAEFFSFGTNDLTQMTFGYSRDDAGVFLPVYLRKNLLKHDPFQVLDQEGVGQLVEMGTKRGRSTRPNLKVGICGEHGGEPSSVEFCHSVGMNYVSCSPYRVPIARLAAAMAAIR